From Woronichinia naegeliana WA131, the proteins below share one genomic window:
- a CDS encoding cadmium resistance transporter → MTMDWLMATIKIGLAAGVATTFDDNIYLTGFFSEVNRTFRPKHIVVGELLGFTALISISLVGFLIGLAIPSNWIGLLGILPILIGLNNLRLLILNQDDSSYDKSVNLKKNARFRGFDSRRLSLWDVIRDRQTYRVSAVTISNGGNNLGIYIPLFASSSLQNLAVIVLVCYLVVCTWLFMSYHLTRQPGIAFVLSRYAGKLFPFVLMWLGLRIILDNESYKLFWPFG, encoded by the coding sequence ATGACAATGGACTGGTTAATGGCAACCATCAAGATTGGTTTAGCGGCGGGTGTGGCAACCACCTTTGATGACAATATTTATCTAACAGGTTTTTTCAGTGAAGTAAATCGTACTTTTCGTCCTAAACACATTGTGGTAGGTGAATTGTTGGGATTTACAGCTTTGATTAGCATTAGTTTAGTCGGTTTTTTAATTGGTTTAGCGATTCCTTCTAATTGGATTGGTTTATTAGGAATTTTGCCTATACTCATTGGCTTAAATAATTTACGCTTACTAATTCTCAATCAAGATGATTCTAGCTATGATAAGTCAGTTAACTTGAAAAAAAATGCGCGATTTCGGGGTTTCGATTCTAGGCGTTTATCTCTTTGGGATGTAATCCGCGATCGCCAAACCTATAGAGTGTCTGCTGTCACCATTTCCAATGGGGGAAATAACTTAGGCATTTATATTCCCCTTTTTGCTAGTAGTAGTTTGCAGAATTTAGCTGTTATTGTGTTAGTCTGTTATCTCGTTGTTTGTACCTGGTTGTTTATGTCCTATCATCTTACTCGTCAACCAGGAATCGCTTTTGTTTTAAGTCGTTACGCCGGTAAACTCTTTCCCTTTGTGTTGATGTGGTTAGGCTTACGCATTATTTTAGATAATGAATCCTATAAACTTTTTTGGCCTTTCGGTTGA
- a CDS encoding aliphatic sulfonate ABC transporter substrate-binding protein, with protein sequence MINRLLTKTRKKHQRSLSSILSTLNKNRFVVLFCIGFIASLLLGLIFSSNSIADSGKNNNTFSELISQITLPKNSTRRLIETIGLFVGGIIFCIVLDRWFSQRSNPNDNTPLAQQAKRLKQLKIGYPEGMTNLEVLREQRLLEKRFEPFGVTVTWSNFLSASSLIEALSNGTIDFCGGGGTASIFSQAAEHLFVRVAREKYTTPKGQAILVLENSPIQTIADLKGKKIAFDQGSSAHYVLIRALEKVGLEFSDIEPVYLTQPETLPKFRRGEVDAWVVWVPYTPTQTRSDYPGRSIADLESIFGDKASIEVPTLYYAIPELVRDYPDVLKVILEEVNEAGAWAKRQELEAAQRLAEHHEIDPAIVESLQQRSIERAIIPIDDPTLTALQHQAHIFRDLRLIPERINVKDGTYSLQTKQNWTY encoded by the coding sequence ATGATTAATCGTCTGCTTACTAAGACAAGAAAAAAACATCAGCGATCGCTCTCCTCTATCCTTTCGACTTTAAATAAAAATCGGTTTGTAGTTCTATTTTGTATTGGTTTTATTGCCAGCTTACTTTTGGGTCTGATTTTTAGCAGTAATAGTATTGCTGATTCTGGAAAAAATAATAATACTTTTTCTGAACTAATTAGCCAAATTACATTACCCAAAAATTCAACTCGCCGTTTAATAGAAACGATTGGACTTTTTGTTGGTGGTATTATTTTCTGCATTGTCTTAGATCGTTGGTTTTCTCAGCGTTCTAATCCCAATGATAATACCCCCTTAGCCCAACAAGCTAAACGGCTCAAACAACTCAAAATTGGTTATCCAGAGGGCATGACTAATCTAGAAGTTCTTCGAGAACAGAGATTACTGGAAAAACGTTTTGAGCCGTTTGGAGTAACCGTTACTTGGTCAAATTTTTTATCAGCTTCTTCTCTAATTGAAGCCCTAAGTAATGGCACAATTGACTTTTGTGGTGGCGGCGGAACAGCCAGTATTTTTTCCCAGGCAGCAGAACATCTTTTTGTGCGGGTTGCCAGAGAAAAATATACAACACCGAAAGGACAAGCAATTTTAGTGTTAGAAAATTCTCCAATTCAAACTATTGCTGATCTCAAAGGTAAAAAAATTGCTTTCGATCAAGGATCAAGTGCCCATTATGTTTTAATTCGTGCATTAGAAAAAGTAGGGCTGGAATTTAGTGATATTGAGCCTGTTTATTTAACTCAACCAGAGACTCTGCCAAAATTTCGGCGGGGTGAGGTGGATGCCTGGGTAGTTTGGGTTCCCTATACACCGACCCAAACTCGTAGTGATTATCCAGGGCGATCTATTGCTGATTTAGAAAGTATTTTTGGCGATAAGGCTTCTATAGAAGTGCCAACATTATACTACGCAATTCCAGAGTTAGTGCGGGATTATCCTGATGTTTTGAAGGTAATTTTAGAGGAAGTTAATGAGGCGGGAGCTTGGGCAAAAAGACAGGAATTAGAGGCAGCACAACGATTAGCAGAACATCACGAAATTGATCCGGCGATTGTTGAGAGTTTACAACAACGCAGTATTGAGAGAGCCATTATTCCTATTGATGATCCAACTTTGACAGCATTACAACATCAGGCTCATATTTTTCGGGATTTAAGATTGATTCCTGAACGAATTAATGTCAAAGATGGAACCTATAGTTTACAGACTAAACAAAATTGGACTTATTAA
- a CDS encoding TauD/TfdA family dioxygenase: protein MSSENFDIQPSAGRIGAEIGGVDLASDLSDQLISEIRQALIKYKVIFFRRQNLDEKGQVAFANRFGPLTTAHPTVSPKIAEHPEVFDLDYSRNTPYTDHWHTDVTFVDRPPLGSVLRAIVIPPYGGDTVWANTVAAYEDLPTHLKALADQLWVVRTNDSDYAASTVDVSDSIRNYAKEFQATIYETIHPAVRVHPESGERSLLLGEFARHIKGFSVLDSYDTLRLLQSYVTRLENTVRWRWQVGDIAFWDNRSTQHYAIADYGNQPRRVQRVTIAGDIPISIDGQRGEVVRGNSSSYIPEAKIAEKVAA from the coding sequence ATGAGTTCTGAAAATTTTGATATTCAACCGAGCGCCGGTCGTATTGGAGCCGAGATTGGAGGAGTTGATTTAGCCAGTGATCTGAGTGATCAGCTAATTAGTGAAATTCGTCAAGCCTTAATCAAGTACAAAGTCATCTTTTTTCGTCGGCAAAACCTAGATGAAAAGGGTCAAGTTGCCTTTGCCAATCGTTTTGGCCCATTAACCACAGCCCATCCCACCGTTTCCCCTAAAATCGCCGAACATCCTGAAGTTTTTGACCTTGATTACAGTCGCAATACGCCCTATACCGACCATTGGCACACCGATGTTACTTTTGTGGATCGTCCTCCTTTGGGTTCTGTTCTCCGTGCCATAGTAATTCCTCCCTATGGTGGTGATACAGTTTGGGCAAATACTGTGGCCGCCTATGAAGATTTGCCTACTCATCTTAAAGCTTTGGCTGATCAGCTTTGGGTAGTGCGTACTAACGATTCAGATTATGCTGCTTCGACGGTAGATGTTTCCGATTCCATCAGGAATTACGCTAAAGAATTTCAAGCCACTATCTATGAAACCATTCATCCGGCGGTACGGGTTCATCCCGAATCAGGAGAGCGATCGCTGTTGCTGGGAGAGTTTGCCCGTCACATTAAGGGATTTTCAGTCCTCGATTCCTATGATACTTTGCGGCTTTTGCAGTCCTACGTTACCCGTTTAGAAAATACAGTGCGCTGGCGGTGGCAGGTAGGAGATATTGCTTTTTGGGATAATCGCAGTACTCAACACTACGCGATCGCCGATTATGGTAATCAACCTCGACGAGTACAACGTGTAACCATTGCAGGGGATATTCCTATCAGCATTGATGGTCAACGGGGAGAAGTCGTGAGGGGCAATTCTTCGAGTTATATTCCTGAGGCTAAAATTGCTGAAAAAGTTGCAGCTTAA